A DNA window from Candidatus Lokiarchaeota archaeon contains the following coding sequences:
- a CDS encoding redoxin domain-containing protein codes for MSSELDVGNKAPDFTLLRDWTGEPGEEITLSDELEEGPVVLVFFPAAFSSVCTEELCTFRDAMAEYNKLGAQVLAISVDGVFANAAFKDKNDLQFPLLSDWNKEVIEDYGVVLEDLLGMKNVAKRAVFVVKQDGTISYTWVSDDPGKLPPFEEIKKAVEDIA; via the coding sequence ATGAGTAGTGAACTTGATGTTGGAAATAAGGCACCAGATTTCACATTATTGAGAGATTGGACAGGAGAACCAGGTGAAGAAATCACGCTGAGCGATGAGCTGGAAGAAGGCCCGGTTGTTCTGGTGTTCTTCCCCGCAGCGTTCTCATCCGTATGCACTGAGGAACTGTGTACATTTCGAGACGCTATGGCAGAATACAACAAACTAGGTGCGCAAGTTCTAGCTATTTCAGTCGATGGTGTATTCGCCAATGCAGCATTCAAGGACAAGAACGACCTGCAGTTCCCACTTCTCTCGGACTGGAACAAGGAAGTCATTGAAGACTATGGCGTCGTGCTCGAGGACCTTCTTGGCATGAAGAACGTAGCCAAACGTGCAGTTTTCGTTGTGAAGCAAGATGGTACCATTTCGTATACCTGGGTAAGTGATGATCCGGGCAAACTGCCACCTTTCGAAGAGATCAAGAAAGCCGTCGAAGATATAGCATAG